TATTCATCTCCGTTGATCCAGTTATACTTGTTATAAACCTCCACTCAGCCACAGAGTCACTAACAAATGCCCCGGCCACAGCCTCCACAGACGCAGGTAACAAAAGCAGCGACACAATCGGATAGAAGGACGTGATGAACAAACCGGGATAATTGAGCTTAAAAATTAACCCTCAGACCATTGATTTTTGAGCGGTTCCTCATCGATGATTGCAATTGGACGTAGCTGGAAGATTtataagcaaataaaataaaataaaagttgttCAGATTTGGTCTCGATGGAGATAATATGCCGAATAAAATCATGCTCAGCCACCAACAAAAAGTTGCAATCATGTGTGATATACTGAAAACAGGTCACGATCATTGACTAACTTATACGGACTGCATTTGGGCATTTTGTTGAACCTACGGTGGGCAGTGTAGTTGCTTAGTTTATATGTGAGTTTACGGCACGGCAATGATTCATTTAATTCCATCACAATAAGCGCCAACAGAGACTTAAATCATCAACTCAGCCTCCATCATTTCAGATTTTAGATTGACGATATATGAAGTCTGGGTTTCTGTTTTCATTCTAAAACTATTGACCGACAGTAACAAGTGTTGAACTCACCTTTATCAAGCTTGAATTCTAGCTCGGAACAGTGAGAAAATCCAAGCAAGGACGTTCCAGAAGTGTCGCCAATGAGGATCGGAATTTACATTGAACAATTAAACGCGAGATAATTTTATGGGCTAAGGTTTAATCAAAAGGTTgggaaaaatacaaagaaaatcctaaatctattgaattggtaaaaattgAGTTATAATCctttcaattagaccaattatttctaaacctttttatattgatatcaattcaatctatctaatttagataaaaaaatcgGTGATGCGGATGCCGGTGATCTCACATGGCATTATTAGCGTTGACGtggacattttaaaataatttattattattattatttttaaattttccttttttccccttttctttggATTGTGGCCAGTACCAGCCATCGCTGGCGACCAACCAGGTGGGGGTCGGTGAGGGCGTTGTGGCCCTTGTTGGATCAGGTGAGGGTCTGCCCACCCTGCTAGAGGGTCTCTTGCATTCGGCAAGGGCAACCCTCCCGACCCCACCTATGGCCGATCATAGACAATGGTTAGTGGCAGCCACAgtctaaaagagaaaaaaaaaggaaaaaaaaaaaaaaagggtttttaaaaaaattaataaaaaaactgaaaaattagtaaaaaattattttaaaatgtccaTGTCAATATCGTAATGCCACATAGGATCATTGGCGTCCATGTCACTGAAATCTGACCTAAATTATCAAATGAACgaaattggtacaaatgtaaaagagtttataactaaattggttcaattaaaatgtttatgactgaattgatacaaatgcaatagatttaggactttttgatacttttttcCAAAAGGTTCAAGAGCCCGCACTAAAGAGACAATTTCTTTGtatctcttttttcatttgttatttttttattatcttgctATTTTTTTTCGTACTTTTACTAGAATGAATGCTTGAATTGTCAACTAAAATTTGTGTCAAAAAAACCCTCTCCATAATCTTTCTTGGTAGGCTAATATCTTTTGTTATTCATGCTAATTATGTTTAGGATTTTCACCTCATTggattttctagtttttttccTAGAACCAACTCCTACTATTGCTACCCAACCATGGGTGTGGTAGCGAAGTTGGTGTGCGTTCTCTCCCTCATTGCCAAGGTCGAGATTTGAACCCTCTTGTTGCTAGAGTGTCTTAAGTGGGGGTCCTAGTGTTGGGGTCTTGGGCTAGCCCCCTCCAGGTAAGAATCACTGGTGGACACATCTAATTGTCAAAAacactctaattttttttccttgaacttattttcctaattttgcttatttgatttgatttgattaagcATAACAGGGGATAAAAGTTCTGggtcttctatttctttttcatcatcctCTTTTAAAGGATCCAACTTGAGAGGATATATGAAAAAAGGAGTCAACTCTTAGAATAACTTGTCAATCAGGGCAAGATTTGTGCAAGTTCACAAATTGCAGGTCTTCACATTTCTTTGATCTCTCATCGTCAAGGAGTTAAAGTGATGGATGACATTACTTCTGGGGTGTCTCTACCAGACTCTTCTCAAAAGTCTCTCGTTCTAGTCTTCTTGTCGTCTTTCCAAGTCAACTGCCGTGTTTAAGTAGCTGATCTCATAAGACTAGTAGAAGGAATTGCCAATAACAAGGGCATTCTTTTCACTTTCACGTCAAGAATCAaacagcttcttcttcctctttttcttcttttccttctttttcttcttctccttaaTGCCGTTCCATCTCAATCTAGAGCATTgatatcgaaaaaaaaaaaaaattcctatgtTCAATACCAGAACCATATTGAAATCTAGAGATGGGTCTACACTGCACTCACACACGAGGCTTAGATTGCATAGCATTttgcatcttcttcattttcatcttagAAGAACCTGTTGCATCGGCGGCGGATAAAGTCTCATATGAAGTGTGCACACCCCACCATTGTGGGGGCAACCATCGTGTGAGCATAAGCTATCCCTTTTTTATTCccggaggaggaagagatttGTGCGGTTACCCAGGATTTGAGGTCTCTTGTGAAGGAACAAAAACTATGTATGGTCACTACTCAGTTAAAAGCATTTCCTACGAGGAGAATTCCGTCGATTTAGCAATCCAAGGGGATATTTCTTGCTTTGCTTCTTGTCCCTTCACTTTCCCTCCCATAAACATCTTCCTAAACAAGAGTTTGTTTCTTCATCCTAATCTCTGGTTCTTCATTAACTGCACAAGCTCTTCGTCTTTCCCCTTCCCTACATCTCCCGTGAAGTGTACTTCTAACGCCACATACAACACTTCTGTTGCGTTACTTTCAAATGGCACCTTCCCTCGACAAAATGGATCCTGTGGGTCAATCTCAGGGGTACCAGTACAGCTGGAGGGAGGGCTCTTGAATCGAACTATCAAAAATGTCACCTACAAAGAGTTGTTGAAGAAGGGGTTCCGGTTAAAATGGGATTTATTAACGAAGAAGAGTTGTACTGGTTGTGAAAAAAGTGGAGGCCGATGTGGACGATCACAAAACACAGACTTTCTATGCTATTGTCCACATGGAACCGATCATCCCAAGGACTGCAAAAAGGGCGGCGGTAAGGTTTTTAGAGTTAAAAGTTAATGGTTCACGCGACAAGTTCATCATAAATTATTCTCTTCCCCGAACAGAATGTTGTTATTACTTTTATAACTgttaggaggaagaagagcttTATTACTAGTGTCATCTCCCTATGGTCTATCCACTTGGCCTGTTGAGCTTGCCCACTCCACCCTCACAACTCTTAATAACCCAAATCAGGGCTGGAATTTACTTTGTTAATCCTTGAGATGTTACGGCGTCCGAAGATGTTTCTTCTACTTGTAGTTCTACTTCTGCAAATGCAGGCAATCTTCACTACACTTCACACACTATTCTCTAATTACAGATTCTCAAACTTCTACAGAAAAATGCAATTAGATTTACACAGCTTGTACACACAAGAACAACAAGATGATGAAAACTCAGAGCATACTCTTGTTCGTTTCCCCTAACTCTACTCCTTGCTACAGTTGAATTTACAGCCATGAGATCTCAAATGAccatttgaaattcaaatctTATGAGTAGCCGTTGATTGTGTCATCTACCGTCGCAGAACTCACTCTGCAGCTCCATAGAGAGAGTTTCCCGAAGTAGGTTGTGCTTGTGCAACAGCCTGTCATCCTCTGTTGCCTGCACAAATATGGTAAAATGTTTTGATCTTCTCAAGTCCGCTTTTTGTGGATTCCAATACCTAAGATTAGTTGTGTAAAaccaatttgaattcaaattataTTGGTGAAGAGATGATTGTAGAGGCTCGTGGTAGAACCAATATTCCGTCTATAGCGACAACACCTTCCACAGTTAGGTCCATCCAAGTTTCTATGTACCCACCTAAGCACCTTCAAGCATGCCAACGTCCTTATGTTCTGTGGACTATACGGTTTTTATTTGGTCTATCGAAACTCTCCGACAACCACACGGCCTCTAGTTTGTTCAAGGTTCGCCAGGTCCAACCAAGCTTAGTTATGTCTTCATGTCCTTTGGTTTGTTCTTCTTCTATTGGTCCATGCAAACCTTTTTGACAATCACACATCGGTCCTTTCAAACATCCGGCATATGCCTCGCCTAATAACTTGTTCTCCATTTGCAATGTCCATCCAGTTATCAACATATCTCATTTCCAATAGCTTGTTCCTCTTCTAGAGAAAAAGTCATTTTACACTCTTAGATGTCCTACTGCTAACGCCATCTTCATACGAATCTGCCGTTGCAGAAGTCACTCTGCAGCTCCATAGAGAGAGTTTCCCGAAGTAGCTCTATGTGCATTTCTCACATTCAACCTATCAGCTTCCTTTTCCCATTTCAGCTTTCCTTGGGCGGGATAACAAATAATTGGTATACATGTTTTCTTTCTATGCTAAGttatcattttgcatttgtgcagCCTCATGAATACTTTTGcagaatttttaaaatggagatCTTATCACAAGTAAACTGACTTTTCACTTCAGGAAGATGAATATGTAGGACACTTTTTTGCCAATAAAATGCACAAGTAGTTGACACACCTCATTATGAATGGCATACATAAGTTACCACACTTTACATTTTGAACTTGATCTGAACGTTGTGCATCAGTTTTAGAACAGATGCGATTCTGTTGAAAGTACAGGCCGTGGCCATTCTCCCTTTTATCATTCTCTATTCATTTGAGCTATGAACTCTGTGGGGGCTATATTGGCATCCTTTCCCTCAATTGACCAATCAGCTTTTTCAACTTTGATGCAGGAAAAAGGCCGTGGTGGAAGATAGGACTAGGTGATCtcctttctcttattttcttgtctgCTATCACATTGCCTTCGCTAACCTGAACAAATTAAATTATAACTAGGACAATCTGCTTCCAGCTTGACAtgataaaacaacaaaaacaggATCACCTTATTGCAGAAGTATCCTTTCTGGTTTTTACTGCAAACCAATCAAACAATGCTGATCAAATCAAAGTTGGCTGTAGCAAAATCTTCTTGCTTCATCTTAAGATCTCAACCATCTGTCCATGCTTCCAGCCAACATAACCCATATGTCCTAGGAAACGGCATAAAGTTAAAAGCATTTTCCTAAATAGGACGTGGGTGACGTGGGTTAATTATCTCCAGGTGCATCAGTTATTGGAATCGGAAGCTTGGCCATCATCCTTTTGTCCTGTATGATccacttgaaaaagaagaatgctTCTTTGAAGTTCCGTTTGAGGAACAGCACCTCATATCCTCAGTCCAATTCAGACATGGAAGAGAGCAGTGTCCACTTTGAAGTCTCCATTTTCAACAGTACCGAACTTGAAGAAGCCACAAATAACTTCGCTGCTTCCAATGAACTAGGAGACGGAGGTTTTGGAACTGTTTACTACGGTGAGAAAAAGTTCCTTCACTATTCCTCCAAGAGATCTTCGACTGAAAGACATTTTCTACGATGTTTTTAACAGGAAAAATTCGAGATGGGCGGGAAGTAGCAGTGAAGCGCCTACACGAGCGTAACTATCGGAGGGTAAAGCAGTTCATGAATGAGGTAGAGATCCTAACCCGTTTGCAACACAAAAACCTCGTGTCTCTGTACGGTTGCACTTCTCGCCACAGCCGTGAGCTTCTACTTGTCTATGAGTACATCTCGAATGGCACTGTTGCGGATCATATCCATGGCCAGCGAGCAAACTCTTCTACTACGTTGCCTTGGCAAATCCGTATGGGCATTGCCATAGAGACTGCTACTGCATTGGCTTACCTCCACGCTTCTGACATTGTCCACCGTGACGTGAAAACAAATAACATCCTTCTCGACAAGAATTTTGGGGTTAAAGTCGGGGATTTTGGGCTTTCGAGGCTATTCCGCAATGATGTCTCTCATATCTCGACAGCTCCTCAAGGGACTCCAGGTTATGTGGACCCCGAGTACCATCGGTGCTACCAGCTCACAGAGAAGAGTGACATctatagctttggagttgttctGATCGAGCTTGTGTCATCTAAGCCAGCTGTGGACTTAAGCAGAGAAAGGGACGAGATTAATTTGGCCGACTTCGCTATTAACAAGATTCAAAATTGTGCGTTTGGCGAATTGATCGACCCAAATCTAGGATTTGAGTCAGATAGCGAAATCAATAGGATGACAACTTCGGTGGCCGAGTTAGCTTTCCTGTGCTTGCAACAGGACAAGGAAATGAGACCTCCAATGGATGAGGTTTTGGAGGAACTGAAGGCGATTGCATGCAATGAGAATGCCGCAGACATATTTGCTTATGTGGATGAGGGTGAAGGTGTCCTTGCTCCATCTCCTTCGCATTACGACGATTCCCAGCTACTGAAGAATATGCAGTTGACCCATTCTCCAGTTTCTGTGACTCAAAAATGGGGTAGCAGCGGCAGTTCTGCTCCTGTTGTTGATGGTTAGATCATCCCTGTAGCCTCTTGTCACATGCTTTGCACACACGTCAATGCAACTGCAAGTGAGCAGTCATATATGTTGAGATATTACTGACTTGAGTGCTGAAGATATGGACATGGTAACAAGGCGTTAATGTCAATCTGGCTTGCGCATTATATTGAACCATATATAGGTTTTTTAGTTTATCTGTTGTTTCGTTACCCCTTAAAAGTACCCAAGACGATACATGAATATATTAGttggctgaaaaaaaaaaaatggcctaTAAACATGAGTAGATTAAACACATAGATAACTATTATAGGGAAGTCTTCAAAGACCGTCTTTCTCTGTGGTTGGTCGTGACTTATACTAAACTTCTGTGATACAATCATTCAGGCTTACGACCATGGCGACTTGCCATGTGACGACATGTATATCAGGTCTCTTTGTTAAAGTGAGTATGGGgatgaaaaagggaaagatgGTAACTGTTATGGTTGATGTTCAATTTCTGTCCACTCAGAAATCCACTCGGACTAAGCCGTCCACACTCTTTTTCCTTTACGCAGGATCAGGAGATTGGATACTTCATATTGCAAATCCAAGTTTGTCTATGGTTCAATTCGATGTTGTATAAACTAAAATTATTCTGATAAAGACCTTCCTTAATAATATTATCGTGACTCTCAAAGTCATGCTCGGTCACAATACCAAATCAAATATAAGAAGTGGTAAtcaaaataaagataataacAAATAGAGGGTCCAATAGTAGGTAGAACTTAATGTTCTTTCCATGATCCCCTTTAATTGACATGGATTGGAGAAATCATTTTTGAAGAGGAAATTTGTACGGTGGCAATAAATGTGACTTATCTATCAACTCCTTTCAATTGGTTTGAATCCATTAATTGAAGGGAACCATTTTGTTATCTCCAGTTaatcaataatttcaattttaacttGGCCAAATGATTTTGGTGTTTTAACATGAATTaggggaaaattactaaaaaagtcataaacctattgtaattggaccaattcagtcctaaacttattttttgaccaattgagtcctaaaccttttacaactATTCCCGATCAGTCCATCCAACCAAAAATAGCCGGCCGAcgacttttttaataatattttattaatttttttatctttttttttcctttttttctttcacctctccctccttcctcctcctctcctccttcttcccttggTTCGGTGACCAACCAGAGGGGAGGGCTAGCGATCGGCGGATCGAGGCGGTTGGCGGCGAGACCTCGCCGGATTCGGCGAGGGGGCCTCATCGTCGCTGGGTTTGGAGGCGAGCCCCGGCGATCGGCGAGTGCTCACCTCGCCGGTCGACGCgcgcccggcgacggcgggcgagCCCCATCGGATCGCGAGGGCTGGCCTCGCGGTCGCGAGCGgcgtgagccctcgccggatccggcgagggggcttGCCAACGGTCCAAGAACTGATCTAGAGGAAGAAGACCTTGGAGTcgccggcggaggcggcggggaTAAGGTGGGAGTCGAGGAGGCCGAGGATGCTGTCGCAGATCTTGGAGAGCTCGGCCTTGATCTTGGTGCGGTAGTCGCGGATCGTGTTTGGCAAGGCCCTCCTCGAcggatctggcaagggctcccctcttggtcgccgggcgaggcgagccctcgccagatccagcAAGGAGGACCTTGCCGGACGCGATGGCGAGCCCCCTCGCCAAATCAGGCGGGCCTCGCCTCGCCAGACCCAGCAACGACGAGGGCTTGCCCCGTCGGCCGCCTCAATCCGGCGATCGGCCAGCCCTCCcctctggccggtcgccagaaccaagggaagaaggaggagaggaggaggaaggagggagagggaaaaaataaaattaaaaactaaaaattaataaaatatttttaaaaataaaatactattaaaaaatgTCACCGGCATCGACGGCTGCCACGTCGGCATCGGCCGGCCATTTTGGCCTAATAGACTGATcgggaataattgtaaaaggttcatgactcaattggtaaaaaaaaaagtttagaattgaattagcataattacaataagtttatgacttttttggtaattttccccatgAATTAGGTACCTGGAAAAGAGAACACCCATCTTAATAGTTTCGACGCAATCATTAATTCAAAATCCCACTAGCTGCAACCTTTCCTTGCAATGTCACCACTCTCAATAGGTCATGTGGAACAAAAGGCTAGAAGTATCTATCGTGTACTTGGTATGTCACGGGATCTAAAGTTTTTTATAGTTGTAATTCAATTCACACATTACATTGCAGTTGTTGTGGCTTCATTCTAaatcttgttttctttaattttatttgtttttctatttatttatttttttggtcatatatATGTTGTTCTATTTGAGACATCGAATATTTTCCCAATAAAAGCTCTTAGTAAGCACTGATTTTCCAAGACAATTAAGAATATAGCCTGATAACGTTCGTCATATGAGTAAAAGAGTCTCAACTTTGACAAAGTATGGAAGCTAAATTACCtgacaaataaattaaatgtaAACAAGAAGAATCCCAGTTAAATTGAGCTCCCACCTAAGGAATTTCTAAATTGAATAAACAAGTTCTGCTCTACCATTTACATAGCATTGCTCTCCTTCCTTATAGACCTGTAAGTTCTCGATAATCCATTCTTATCTCAGTCCACCGTGACTTTTACACAGTTTGACGAGTAGCTTTAGACTCtagtttttcttcatcttgGTTTCACCAGCATTGTCTACGTGTCAAAGACACGGCTCTTGCATGTACAAGAAACAGCGAAGGCTTGTCCACGAGCCAAGATTTTTGCAAATAGCCAAGCTTCGAGTTCAATTTGGAGACAAACCACTTTACAAGCTTAAACTTCTAAAAGAATTTGTGGtaattccacaaaattttatatgataacatttaaatattaaatcacaacTTTATCTAAGAACCATAACGTTTCACATGATAATAAAGTattcaaatctttccaaaccCCTTATTTGCCTTTATTATTGAATCTTTTCAATATTAGTTTTAGGCCAAAGTTTACCCTGTAATTGATGGAGACTGCTAgaatatttaaaatatcaaatcatactctcatctaacaatttcagattttagAATAGTTTATAATTGACACACAAAATTTTATAGTCTTTAAACCTATTGCGGCCCTCCCAAATGAACAAGGAAGACGAGCTTTAGAGTTAATGCCGAGTTGGAGACCAA
The nucleotide sequence above comes from Eucalyptus grandis isolate ANBG69807.140 chromosome 2, ASM1654582v1, whole genome shotgun sequence. Encoded proteins:
- the LOC104428611 gene encoding LEAF RUST 10 DISEASE-RESISTANCE LOCUS RECEPTOR-LIKE PROTEIN KINASE-like 1.2 isoform X2, which translates into the protein MGLHCTHTRGLDCIAFCIFFICILEEPVASAADKVSYEVCTPHHCGGNHRVSISYPFYIPGGGRELCGYPGFEVSCEGTKTMYGHYSVKSISYEENSVDLAIQGDTSCFAPYPFTYPPINIFLNKSSFLHPNLWFFINCTSSSSFSFPTSPVKCPSNATYNTSVALLPNGTFPRQNGSCGLISGVPVQLEGGLLNRTIKNVTYKELLKKGFRLKWDLLTMKSCAGCEKSGGRCGRSQYTDFLCYCPHGTDHPKDCKKGGGKRPWWKIGLGASVIGIGSLAIILLSCMIHLKKKNASLKFRLRNSTSYPQSNSDMEESSVHFEVSIFNSTELEEATNNFAASNELGDGGFGTVYYGKIRDGREVAVKRLHERNYRRVKQFMNEVEILTRLQHKNLVSLYGCTSRHSRELLLVYEYISNGTVADHIHGQRANSSTTLPWQIRMGIAIETATALAYLHASDIVHRDVKTNNILLDKNFGVKVGDFGLSRLFRNDVSHISTAPQGTPGYVDPEYHRCYQLTEKSDIYSFGVVLIELVSSKPAVDLSRERDEINLADFAINKIQNCAFGELIDPNLGFESDSEINRMTTSVAELAFLCLQQDKEMRPPMDEVLEELKAIACNENAADIFAYVDEGEGVLAPSPSHYDDSQLLKNMQLTHSPVSVTQKWGSSGSSAPVVDG
- the LOC104428611 gene encoding LEAF RUST 10 DISEASE-RESISTANCE LOCUS RECEPTOR-LIKE PROTEIN KINASE-like 1.2 isoform X1 produces the protein MGLHCTHTRGLDCIAFCIFFIFILEEPVASAADKVSYEVCTPHHCGGNHRVSISYPFFIPGGGRDLCGYPGFEVSCEGTKTMYGHYSVKSISYEENSVDLAIQGDISCFASCPFTFPPINIFLNKSLFLHPNLWFFINCTSSSSFPFPTSPVKCTSNATYNTSVALLSNGTFPRQNGSCGSISGVPVQLEGGLLNRTIKNVTYKELLKKGFRLKWDLLTKKSCTGCEKSGGRCGRSQNTDFLCYCPHGTDHPKDCKKGGGKRPWWKIGLGASVIGIGSLAIILLSCMIHLKKKNASLKFRLRNSTSYPQSNSDMEESSVHFEVSIFNSTELEEATNNFAASNELGDGGFGTVYYGKIRDGREVAVKRLHERNYRRVKQFMNEVEILTRLQHKNLVSLYGCTSRHSRELLLVYEYISNGTVADHIHGQRANSSTTLPWQIRMGIAIETATALAYLHASDIVHRDVKTNNILLDKNFGVKVGDFGLSRLFRNDVSHISTAPQGTPGYVDPEYHRCYQLTEKSDIYSFGVVLIELVSSKPAVDLSRERDEINLADFAINKIQNCAFGELIDPNLGFESDSEINRMTTSVAELAFLCLQQDKEMRPPMDEVLEELKAIACNENAADIFAYVDEGEGVLAPSPSHYDDSQLLKNMQLTHSPVSVTQKWGSSGSSAPVVDG